The Xanthomonas sontii genome contains a region encoding:
- a CDS encoding tryptophan 2,3-dioxygenase produces the protein MPVEQNQRPLEAGIHTDLEGRLTYGGYLRLDRLLSAQQPLSNPPHHDELLFIVQHQTSELWLKLLAHELGAAIAHLQRDQVWQCRKVLARSKQVLRLLTEQWSVLETLTPSEYMGFRDVLGPSSGFQSLQYRTIEFMLGNKNAQMLPVFDHDPQGQAALQAVLEAPSLYEEFLRYLARFGHAVPAPYHVRDWRQPHVSDPLLRPVFERIYENTDRYWREYALCEDLVDLETQFQLWRFRHMRTVMRVIGFKRGTGGSSGVGFLQQALALTFFPELFEVRTSVGLESRDPGLGTRVPDGASQAP, from the coding sequence ATGCCCGTCGAACAGAACCAGCGCCCGCTCGAAGCCGGCATCCACACCGACCTGGAAGGCCGCCTGACCTACGGCGGCTATCTGCGCCTGGACCGGCTGCTGTCGGCGCAGCAGCCGCTGTCGAACCCGCCGCACCACGACGAACTGCTGTTCATCGTCCAGCACCAGACCTCCGAGCTGTGGCTGAAGCTGCTGGCGCACGAGCTGGGCGCGGCGATCGCGCACCTGCAGCGCGACCAGGTGTGGCAGTGCCGCAAGGTGCTGGCGCGCAGCAAGCAGGTGCTGCGCCTGCTGACCGAGCAGTGGTCGGTGCTGGAGACCCTGACCCCGTCCGAGTACATGGGCTTCCGCGACGTGCTGGGTCCGTCCTCCGGCTTCCAGTCGCTGCAGTACCGCACCATCGAATTCATGCTCGGCAACAAGAACGCGCAGATGCTGCCGGTGTTCGACCACGACCCGCAGGGCCAGGCGGCGCTGCAGGCGGTGCTGGAGGCGCCCAGCCTGTACGAGGAGTTCCTGCGCTACCTGGCCCGCTTCGGCCACGCGGTGCCGGCGCCGTACCACGTCCGCGACTGGCGCCAGCCGCACGTCAGCGACCCGCTGCTGCGCCCGGTGTTCGAGCGCATCTACGAGAACACCGACCGCTACTGGCGCGAGTACGCGCTGTGCGAGGACCTAGTGGACCTGGAGACCCAGTTCCAGTTGTGGCGCTTCCGCCACATGCGCACGGTGATGCGGGTGATTGGCTTCAAGCGCGGCACCGGCGGTTCCAGCGGCGTCGGCTTCCTGCAACAGGCGCTGGCGCTGACCTTCTTTCCGGAGCTGTTCGAGGTGCGGACGTCGGTGGGGCTGGAAAGCCGGGACCCGGGACTCGGGACCCGGGTCCCGGATGGGGCGTCGCAAGCGCCGTAG